A genome region from Bacteroidota bacterium includes the following:
- a CDS encoding nucleotidyl transferase AbiEii/AbiGii toxin family protein produces the protein MHKWYKVAKETKVNAYNQIAESTGMSPFAVEKDWWVVQALSIIFELEIGKALVFKGGTSLSKVWGLISRFSEDIDLAVDRSFFGYEGELSKSQRTKLRKDSSEYITESLFPELQEVFKQKELDDIEFKLVEAVSSDQDPRIIEIYYPHVIEAPGYLAPRVQLEIGSRSLIEPFSVQKIKSLVDEHFSSKEFAQKKVSIPTVIPERTFLKKIFLLHEEFHRPPEKIRVDRLSRHLYDVYQISQTKIADSAINDQKLYETIVKHRHRYTKVGGVDYNLHQPQTINPIPLEEFKKSWKKDYQTMQEQMIYGDSPSFEEMIAGIQSLVEKINKLEWVMDNKFPIPNND, from the coding sequence ATGCATAAATGGTATAAGGTAGCTAAGGAGACAAAAGTAAATGCTTATAATCAAATAGCAGAATCAACTGGTATGTCACCGTTTGCCGTTGAAAAAGATTGGTGGGTAGTACAAGCCTTATCCATTATTTTTGAACTTGAAATTGGTAAAGCATTAGTTTTTAAAGGAGGAACTTCACTAAGTAAAGTCTGGGGTTTAATTAGCAGGTTTTCCGAAGATATTGATTTGGCAGTAGATCGTTCTTTTTTTGGCTATGAGGGGGAGCTCTCAAAGAGTCAGAGAACCAAATTAAGGAAAGACAGTAGCGAATACATCACTGAATCATTATTCCCTGAATTGCAAGAAGTATTCAAGCAAAAAGAATTAGATGATATTGAATTTAAATTAGTGGAGGCAGTATCTAGTGATCAAGATCCTCGTATTATTGAAATCTACTATCCCCATGTAATAGAGGCACCAGGGTATTTAGCGCCACGGGTTCAATTGGAAATAGGAAGCAGGTCCTTAATAGAGCCTTTTAGCGTTCAGAAAATAAAGTCTTTAGTTGATGAGCATTTTTCATCAAAAGAATTTGCACAAAAAAAGGTAAGTATACCAACTGTTATTCCTGAAAGAACATTTTTGAAAAAAATATTCCTTTTACACGAAGAGTTTCATCGCCCTCCAGAAAAAATTAGAGTGGATCGTTTAAGCCGACATTTATATGATGTCTACCAAATATCACAAACTAAGATTGCTGATAGTGCTATAAATGATCAAAAACTATATGAAACTATTGTTAAGCATAGACATCGCTATACCAAAGTGGGAGGAGTCGATTATAATCTACATCAACCACAAACGATTAACCCAATACCTCTTGAAGAATTCAAAAAGTCATGGAAGAAGGATTATCAAACCATGCAAGAACAAATGATATATGGTGATTCCCCATCCTTTGAGGAAATGATTGCTGGTATTCAATCATTGGTTGAGAAAATAAATAAATTGGA